One Aegilops tauschii subsp. strangulata cultivar AL8/78 chromosome 7, Aet v6.0, whole genome shotgun sequence genomic window carries:
- the LOC109731974 gene encoding DEAD-box ATP-dependent RNA helicase 52A: MASSDEWGDDAAGGEWTTVTRSGRPSHAGAAGRSPNAKRAAPRPPKPAAPTVGEVGEGLAGLDVDGASRTGRLDKYDIPVEVSGDGAPAPADGFEQAGLAEAVLRNVARCGYDNPTPVQRYSIPIVLSGRDLMACAQTGSGKTAAFCLPVVSGLVSAAEGGQGGEVGRGDRDAYDYDYRRVARPLALVLAPTRELAAQINEEAKKFAHKTGLKVKVAYGGTSMVQQLRDIEKGADILVATPGRLVDMIERGKISLEAIKYLIMDEADRMLDMGFEPQIRKIVDGMGMPRKSVRQTMLFSATFPPEIQRLASDFLSKYIFITVGRVGSSTDLITQQVEFVTHDEKRTYLIDLLQKQSFTSSDGKPQQPLTLVFVETKREADSLRYWLYNKGFPATAIHGDRTQEERESALRSFKSGLTPVMVATDVVARGLDVPNVAHVINYDLPKSIEDYVHRIGRTGRAGNAGSATAFFTESNHPIAKGLLELMTEAKQNVPTWLEDYAGKPFYGGSSFGGRGRRSNGDGGSSFGGRDYRGGGDYSGYSGGAGGGRSYSGGSGDRGDRYSGGGGGDRYSGGGTGDRYSGGGGGGDRYSGGGGGGDRYSGGGGRSYSAGGGGDRYSSGGGGDRYSGGGGGDRYFSGGGGGDRYSGGGGGDRYSGGGGGDRYSGGGGGDRYSGGGGGDRYSGGGGGDRYSGGGGDRYSGGGWKSYSGGGGGDRYSGGGGDRYSGGGGGDSYSSGGGGKSYSGGGGGGRYSSGGGSSRESDPPPRYYPSYPMGTSNISASGWD; encoded by the exons ATGGCGTCGTCCGACGAGTGGGGCGACGACGCGGCCGGCGGGGAGTGGACCACCGTCACTCGCTCCGGCCGGCCCAGCCACGCCGGCGCGGCCGGGCGCTCCCCCAACGCCAAGCGGGCCGCTCCCCGGCCCCCCAAGCCGGCCGCGCCGACGGTGGGCGAGGTCGGCGAGGGGCTGGCGGGGCTCGACGTCGACGGCGCGAGCCGGACAGGGAGGCTGGACAAGTACGACATACCGGTGGAGGTGAGCGGCGACGGCGCGCCCGCGCCGGCGGACGGGTTCGAGCAGGCCGGGCTCGCGGAGGCCGTGCTCCGGAACGTGGCGAGGTGCGGCTACGACAACCCCACGCCGGTGCAGCGCTACTCGATCCCGATAGTGCTGTCCGGGAGGGACCTCATGGCGTGCGCGCAGACCGGGTCCGGGAAGACGGCCGCGTTCTGCCTCCCGGTGGTCAGCGGGCTGGTGTCGGCGGCGGAGGGAGGGCAAGGAGGCGAAGTCGGTCGCGGCGACAGGGATGCGTACGACTACGACTACCGCCGCGTGGCGAGGCCGCTCGCTCTCGTGCTCGCGCCCACCAGAGAGCTTGCAGCGCAG ATTAATGAGGAAGCAAAGAAGTTCGCTCACAAAACTGGACTCAAAGTTAAGGTGGCCTATGGAGGAACTTCAATGGTTCAACAG CTACGTGATATAGAGAAAGGCGCAGATATTCTTGTTGCTACACCCGGGCGCCTTGTGGACATGATTGAAAGAGGAAAGATCTCTCTTGAGGCAATTAAGTACCTGATAATGGACGAGGCTGACAGGATGCTGGATATGGGGTTTGAGCCTCAGATAAGGAAGATTGTTGATGGGATGGGTATGCCACGAAAGTCGGTGAGACAAACTATGCTGTTCAGTGCAACCTTCCCACCAGAAATACAG AGACTGGCTTCAGACTTTTTGTCAAAGTACATATTTATCACTGTTGGGAGAGTGGGTTCAAGTACTGACCTAATTACGCAGCAAGTTGAGTTTGTCACTCACGATGAGAAAAGAACCTACCTGATAGATCTCTTACAGAAACAATCTTTCACTTCATCTGATGGCAAG CCTCAGCAGCCTCTAACATTGGTTTTTGTGGAGACAAAACGAGAAGCTGATTCATTGAGGTATTGGCTATACAACAAAGGTTTCCCTGCAACAGCGATCCATGGTGACAGAACACAAGAG GAGAGGGAAAGCGCACTGAGATCTTTCAAGTCTGGCTTGACCCCGGTCATGGTCGCCACTGATGTAGTCGCGCGAGGCCTGGATGTCCCAAATGTTGCTCATGTCATCAACTATGATCTTCCCAAGAGCATAGAGGATTACGTCCACAGGATTGGAAGAACTGGGAGAGCTGGAAATGCTGGGAGTGCCACAGCCTTCTTCACTGAATCCAACCACCCCATAGCAAAGGGATTACTGGAACTGATGACCGAGGCAAAACAGAATGTTCCTACCTGGCTAGAGGACTACGCAGGGAAGCCATTCTATGGAGGGTCAAGCTTCGGCGGAAGAGGCCGAAGGTCCAATGGCGATGGTGGCAGCAGCTTTGGTGGCAGAGATTATCGCGGCGGCGGTGACTATTCTGGCTACTCTGGCGGTGCTGGCGGTGGCAGGAGCTACTCTGGCGGCAGTGGCGACCGCGGTGACCGctactccggcggcggcggtggtgaccGCTACTCCGGCGGCGGCACTGGTGACCGCTactccggtggcggcggcggtggtgaccgctactccggtggcggcggcggtggtgaccGCTATTCCGGTGGCGGTGGCAGGAGCTACTCTGCTGGTGGAGGTGGTGACCGCTACTCCAGTGGCGGCGGCGGTGATCGCTACtccggtggtggtggtggtgaccGCTAtttcagcggcggcggcggcggtgatcgCTACtccggtggtggtggtggtgaccGCTATtccggtggtggcggcggtgaTCGCTACtccggtggtggtggtggtgaccgctattccggtggcggcggcggtgatcGCTACtccggtggtggtggtggtgatcgctactctggtggtggtggtgatcgCTACTCCGGTGGTGGTTGGAAGAGCTACtctggtggcggtggtggtgacCGCTATTCTGGTGGTGGTGGTGACCGCTACtccggtggtggtggcggtgacAGCTACTCCAGCGGCGGTGGTGGAAAGAGCTACtctggtggcggtggtggtggcagATACTCCAGTGGCGGGGGCTCCTCTAGGGAAAGTGATCCACCTCCACGCTACTACCCTTCCTACCCCATGGGCACGTCAAACATCAGCGCCTCTGGCTGGGACTAG